The following coding sequences are from one Lepisosteus oculatus isolate fLepOcu1 chromosome 19, fLepOcu1.hap2, whole genome shotgun sequence window:
- the plk1 gene encoding serine/threonine-protein kinase PLK1 produces the protein MSAAAVAAKAMKPSVQVDPKSAPLKEVPDILVDTRTKKRYLRGRFLGKGGFAKCYEITDMDTKEVFAGKVVPKSMLLKPHQKEKMSMEITIHKSLNNAHVVGFHGFFEDEDFVYVVLEICRRRSLLELHKRRKAVTEPEARYYMRQTIVGCQYLHNNRVIHRDLKLGNLFLNDEMEVKIGDFGLATKIEYDGERKKTLCGTPNYIAPEVLCKKGHSFEVDIWSLGCILYTLLVGKPPFETSCLKETYIRIKKNEYTVPRHINPMAAGLIKRMLHADPTGRPSIGELLADEFFTSGYTPLRLPTTCLTVAPRFSIAPSSLEASLRKPLTALNKGPESPADKLGKLEPKEEPQEGLESPDCYLNELLEQLSLVNAAKPSDRVLIRQEEAEDPACIPIFWISKWVDYSDKYGLGYQLCDNSVGVLFNDSTRLIMYNDGDSLQYIERNNSESYLSVRSYPAMLTKKITLLKYFRNYMSEHLLKAGANITPRDGDELARLPFLRHWFRTKSAIVLHLSNGTVQVNFFQDHTKLILCPLMGAVTYIDEKREFRTYKLSLIEEHGCCRELASRLRYARTMVEKLLACKSTGLRKPAAPPERA, from the exons ATGAGCGCCGCCGCCGTAGCAGCGAAGGCGATGAAGCCGTCAGTGCAGGTTGACCCCAAGTCGGCCCCGCTAAAGGAGGTCCCCGATATTTTGGTGGACACCCGGACCAAGAAGAGGTACCTCCGGGGCCGGTTTCTGGGGAAGGGGGGGTTCGCGAAGTGCTACGAGATCACAGATATGGACACCAAGGAGGTCTTCGCTGGGAAGGTCGTCCCCAAGTCCATGTTACTGAAGCCGCATCAGAAAGAGAAAATGTCCATGGAAATCACGATCCACAAGAGCCTGAATAATGCCCACGTCGTCGGGTTTCACGGCTTTTTCGAGGACGAGGACTTCGTGTACGTGGTCCTGGAGATCTGCCGGAGACGG TCTCTGCTGGAGTTGCACAAGAGGAGGAAGGCGGTGACTGAGCCGGAGGCCCGGTATTATATGAGGCAGACTATTGTGGGGTGCCAGTACCTCCACAACAACAGAGTGATCCACAGAGATCTCAAGCTGGGGAACCTGTTTCTGAACGACGAGATGGAGGTCAAGATAG GCGATTTTGGCCTGGCCACGAAGATCGAGTACGATGGCGAGCGAAAGAAGACTCTGTGCGGCACGCCGAACTACATCGCCCCCGAGGTGCTGTGCAAGAAGGGCCACAGCTTTGAGGTGGACATCTGGTCACTGGGCTGCATCCT CTACACGCTGCTGGTGGGGAAGCCGCCCTTCGAGACCTCTTGCCTGAAGGAGACGTACATCCGCATCAAGAAGAACGAATACACCGTCCCACGG CACATCAACCCCATGGCGGCCGGCCTCATCAAGAGGATGCTGCACGCGGACCCCACGGGCCGCCCCTCCATCGGCGAGCTGCTGGCCGACGAGTTCTTCACCTCGGGCTACACCCCCCTGCGCCTGCCCACCACCTGCCTCACGGTGGCGCCGCGCTTCTCCATCGCCCCCAGCTCCCTGGAGGCCAGCCTGCGGAAACCCCTCACCGCGCTCAACAAAG GGCCTGAGAGTCCTGCGGACAAGCTGGGCAAACTGGAGCCGAAGGAAGAGCCCCA GGAGGGACTGGAGTCTCCTGATTGCTACCTAAATGAACTCCTGGAGCAGCTTTCCCTGGTCAATGCAGCCAAGCCTTCGGACAGGGTCCTAATTCGCCAAG AGGAAGCAGAGGACCCTGCCTGTATCCCCATCTTTTGGATTAGCAAGTGGGTGGACTACTCTGACAAATACGGTCTGG GCTACCAGCTGTGCGACAACAGCGTGGGTGTGCTGTTCAACGACTCGACGCGGCTCATCATGTACAACGATGGCGACAGCCTGCAGTACATCGAGAGAAACAACTCTGAATCCTACCTCAGCGTGCGCTCCTATCCCGCCATGCTCACTAAGAAG ATCACCCTTCTGAAGTACTTCCGGAACTACATGAGCGAGCACCTCCTGAAGGCCGGCGCCAACATCACGCCGCGGGACGGCGACGAGCTGGCGCGCCTGCCTTTCCTGCGCCACTGGTTCCGCACCAAGAGCGCCATCGTGCTGCACCTCAGCAACGGCACGGTCCAGGTCAACTTCTTCCAG GACCACACCAAGCTGATCCTCTGCCCGCTGATGGGGGCGGTGACGTACATCGACGAGAAGAGGGAGTTCCGCACGTACAAGCTCAGCCTGATCGAGGAGCATGGCTGCTGCAGGGAGCTGGCCAGCCGGCTGCGCTACGCGCGCACCATGGTGGAGAAGCTGCTGGCCTGCAAGTCCACCGGCCTGCGGAAACCCGCTGCCCCCCCAGAGCGGGCCTGA
- the ern2 gene encoding serine/threonine-protein kinase/endoribonuclease IRE1 isoform X2, with the protein MKLKGRSLLFLLLLLGGEILQGRAGSSVTLPETLLFVSTLDGNLHAVSKQTGAIKWTLKEDPIIQVPVYLTEPGFLPDPNDGSLYVLGGKNKEGLMKLPFTIPELVQSSPCRSSDGVLYTGKKQDSWFVVDPQTGQKQTSLTTGSSDSICPSAPLLYIGRTEYVITMYDTKSRELRWNATYNDYSAPLWDDKYDYKMVHFASSGDGLVVTVDRDSGDVLWMQNYGSPVVGVYLWLQDSLRRVSHLNLAMETLRYLTFTSQHVHTMKWSYQFVREQASTKTQLMPSLYVGKFDSHFYASTALVHDGVAIVPRGITLARIEGPLTEGVTVREGGECEITPSTDVKYPPGSTTNTLQNQWLLIGHHEVPPVAHTTMLREFPQNLQRSGEAVIPPSSSPFNQFLAVNEPPAATDPEDQGSPAPRLKAVLLETLSQDPLALALLSLLLAGWLAFALTCSRRMAGQEEVQRQQLEEALESRLQSLQAQEIPMAAADTAPSSGARSSSDSSKMSVSNGSGPPRSPRTTRPPLAQDENEEEVVVGKISFNPSEVLGHGAEGTFVFRGWFDDRRVAVKRVLPECFDFAEREVQLLRESDEHPNVIRYFCTERDRQFHYIAIELCAATLQEYVEDQQFQAGLDAVSVLEQTMCGLSHLHSLNIVHRDLKPRNILLSLPGALGRVRAVISDFGLCKKLPAGRHSFSLRSGIPGTEGWIAPEVLLDPPRDHPTSAVDIFSAGCVFYYVVSRGQHPFGDTLRRQANILAGDYSLDFLMEDIHDDVIARDLIGQMIRAEPQSRPSTACVLKHPFFWSREKQLQFFQDVSDRIEKEPADSPIVVRLESGGRPVVRTNWRMHISVPLQTDLRKFRTYKGHSVRDLLRAMRNKKHHYHELPGEVQETLGEVPEGFVLYFTSRFPRLLLHTHAALQVCSHERLFHPYYPPAPSPAPR; encoded by the exons ATGAAGCTGAAGGGACGGTCGCTGCTGTTTCTGCTACTGCTTTTGGGAGGAGAAATTCTTCAG GGCAGGGCTGGCAGCTCGGTGACGCTCCCAGAAACCCTGCTGTTCGTGTCCACGCTGGACGGAAACCTCCATGCGGTCAGCAAGCAGACCGGCGCCATCAAGTGGACCCTGAAGGAAG ATCCCATCATCCAGGTCCCGGTGTATTTGACTGA ACCCGGCTTCCTCCCGGACCCCAACGATGGCAGCCTGTACGTGCTGGGAGGCAAGAACAAGGAGGGGCTGATG AAGCTGCCGTTCACCATCCCAGAGCTGGTGCAGTCCTCCCCGTGCCGCAGCTCTGACGGAGTCCTCTACACAG GGAAGAAGCAGGACTCGTGGTTTGTGGTCGACCCCCAGACTGGACAGAAACAGACCAGCCTGACCACCGGCTCCTCGGATTCCATCTGCCCCTCCGCCCCCCTGCTCTACATCGGACGCACAG AGTACGTGATCACCATGTACGACACGAAGTCACGCGAGCTCCGCTGGAACGCCACCTACAATGACTACTCTGCCCCTCTGTGGGACGACAAGTACGACTACA AGATGGTGCACTTTGCGTCCAGTGGGGATGGGCTGGTGGTGACAGTGGACCGGGACTCCGGCGACGTGCTTTGGATGCAGAACTATGGCTCCCCTGTGGTGGGGGTGTACCTGTGGCTGCAGGACAGCCTGCGGCGGGTCTCCCACCTCAACCTGGCCATGGAGACCCTGCGCtacctcaccttcacctcccaGCACGTCCACACGATGAAGTGGAGCTACCAGTTCGTCAGGGAGCAGGCCAGCACCAAGACACAGCTCAT GCCCAGCCTGTACGTGGGAAAGTTCGACTCCCATTTCTACGCCTCGACTGCGCTGGTTCACGACGGCGTGGCGATTGTG CCGCGGGGCATCACCCTGGCGCGGATCGAGGGGCCGCTGACGGAGGGGGTGACGGTCCGGGAGGGGGGCGAGTGCGAGATCACCCCCAGCACTGACGTCAAGTACCCACCCGGCAGCACCACCAACACCTTGCAGAACCAGTGGCTGCTGATCG GTCACCATGAGGTGCCTCCTGTAGCCCACACCACCATGCTGCGGGAGTTCCCACAGAATTTACAGCGCTCGGGCGAGGCAGTAATCCCTCCCAGCAGCTCGCCCTTCAACCAG TTCCTGGCGGTGAACGAGCCCCCCGCCGCCACCGACCCAGAGGACCAGGGCTCCCCCGCGCCCCGGCTGAAGGCCGTCCTCCTGGAGACCCTGAGCCAGGACCCGCTGGCCCTGGCCCTCCTCAGCCTGCTGCTGGCCGGCTGGCTGGCCTTCGCGCTGACCTGCTCGCGG AGGATGGCCGGACAGGAGGAGGTCCAGAGGCAGCAGCTGGAGGAGGCGCTGGAGTCGAGGCTGCAGAGCTTGCAGGCCCAGGAGATCCCCATGGCTGCTGCGGATACAGCGCCCTCCAGTGGCGCTCGCAGCAGCAGTGACTCCAGCAAGATGAGCGTGTCCAACGGCTCAGGCCCCCCCAGGTCGCCTCGTACCACCCGCCCCCCTCTGGCTCAGG ACGAGAATGAGGAGGAGGTTGTGGTGGGGAAGATCTCGTTCAATCCCAGTGAGGTGCTGGGTCATGGGGCTGAGGGCACCTTTgttttcag GGGCTGGTTTGATGACAGGCGGGTGGCAGTCAAGAGGGTGCTTCCGGAGTGCTTCGACTTCGCCGAGCGGGAGGTACAGCTCCTGCGAGAGTCCGACGAGCACCCCAACGTCATCCGCTACTTCTGCACCGAGCGCGACCGCCAGTTCCACTACATCGCCATCGAGCTGTGTGCCGCCACGCTGCAGGAG TATGTGGAGGACCAGCAGTTCCAGGCCGGGCTGGACGCCGTCAGTGTGTTAGAGCAGACCATGTGCGGCCTCAGCCACCTGCACTCCCTCAACATTG TGCACCGCGACCTGAAGCCCCGGAACATCCTGCTGTCTCTGCCGGGGGCCCTGGGGAGGGTACGCGCCGTCATCTCTGACTTCGGGCTGTGCAAGAAGCTGCCCGCCGGCAGGCACAGCTTCAGCCTGCGCTCTGGCATCCCAGGTACCGAGGGCTGGATCGCCCCGGAGGTTCTGCTCGACCCGCCGCGAGACCACCCG ACCAGCGCAGTGGACATCTTCTCGGCCGGCTGCGTGTTTTACTACGTGGTCTCTAGGGGGCAGCATCCCTTCGGGGACACCCTGCGGCGCCAGGCCAACATCCTCGCCGGAGACTACAGCCTCGACTTCCTCATGGAGGACATTCACG ACGACGTGATCGCCAGGGACCTGATTGGGCAGATGATCAGGGCCGAGCCGCAGTCCCGCCCCTCCACCGCCTGTGTGCTCAAACACCCCTTCTTCTGGAGCCGAGAGAAACAGCTGCAGTTCTTCCAG GATGTGAGTGACCGCATTGAGAAGGAGCCGGCCGACAGCCCCATCGTGGTCAGGCTGGAGTCCGGGGGCCGGCCTGTGGTCAGGACCAACTGGAGAATGCACATCTCTGTCCCTCTGCAGACAG ACCTGAGGAAGTTCCGGACTTACAAGGGACACTCGGTCCGCGATCTGCTGAGAGCCATGAGGAATAAG AAGCACCACTACCACGAGCTGCCCGGGGAGGTGCAGGAGACGCTGGGCGAGGTTCCCGAGGGCTTCGTGCTCTATTTCACCTCCCGTTTTCCCCGCCTGCTGCTGCACACACACGCCGCCTTGCAGGTCTGCTCCCACGAGCGCCTCTTTCACCCCTACTACCCGCCCGCCCCCAGTCCCGCGCCCCGCTGA
- the ern2 gene encoding serine/threonine-protein kinase/endoribonuclease IRE1 isoform X1, translated as MKLKGRSLLFLLLLLGGEILQGRAGSSVTLPETLLFVSTLDGNLHAVSKQTGAIKWTLKEDPIIQVPVYLTEPGFLPDPNDGSLYVLGGKNKEGLMKLPFTIPELVQSSPCRSSDGVLYTGKKQDSWFVVDPQTGQKQTSLTTGSSDSICPSAPLLYIGRTEYVITMYDTKSRELRWNATYNDYSAPLWDDKYDYKMVHFASSGDGLVVTVDRDSGDVLWMQNYGSPVVGVYLWLQDSLRRVSHLNLAMETLRYLTFTSQHVHTMKWSYQFVREQASTKTQLMPSLYVGKFDSHFYASTALVHDGVAIVPRGITLARIEGPLTEGVTVREGGECEITPSTDVKYPPGSTTNTLQNQWLLIGHHEVPPVAHTTMLREFPQNLQRSGEAVIPPSSSPFNQFLAVNEPPAATDPEDQGSPAPRLKAVLLETLSQDPLALALLSLLLAGWLAFALTCSRAGRMAGQEEVQRQQLEEALESRLQSLQAQEIPMAAADTAPSSGARSSSDSSKMSVSNGSGPPRSPRTTRPPLAQDENEEEVVVGKISFNPSEVLGHGAEGTFVFRGWFDDRRVAVKRVLPECFDFAEREVQLLRESDEHPNVIRYFCTERDRQFHYIAIELCAATLQEYVEDQQFQAGLDAVSVLEQTMCGLSHLHSLNIVHRDLKPRNILLSLPGALGRVRAVISDFGLCKKLPAGRHSFSLRSGIPGTEGWIAPEVLLDPPRDHPTSAVDIFSAGCVFYYVVSRGQHPFGDTLRRQANILAGDYSLDFLMEDIHDDVIARDLIGQMIRAEPQSRPSTACVLKHPFFWSREKQLQFFQDVSDRIEKEPADSPIVVRLESGGRPVVRTNWRMHISVPLQTDLRKFRTYKGHSVRDLLRAMRNKKHHYHELPGEVQETLGEVPEGFVLYFTSRFPRLLLHTHAALQVCSHERLFHPYYPPAPSPAPR; from the exons ATGAAGCTGAAGGGACGGTCGCTGCTGTTTCTGCTACTGCTTTTGGGAGGAGAAATTCTTCAG GGCAGGGCTGGCAGCTCGGTGACGCTCCCAGAAACCCTGCTGTTCGTGTCCACGCTGGACGGAAACCTCCATGCGGTCAGCAAGCAGACCGGCGCCATCAAGTGGACCCTGAAGGAAG ATCCCATCATCCAGGTCCCGGTGTATTTGACTGA ACCCGGCTTCCTCCCGGACCCCAACGATGGCAGCCTGTACGTGCTGGGAGGCAAGAACAAGGAGGGGCTGATG AAGCTGCCGTTCACCATCCCAGAGCTGGTGCAGTCCTCCCCGTGCCGCAGCTCTGACGGAGTCCTCTACACAG GGAAGAAGCAGGACTCGTGGTTTGTGGTCGACCCCCAGACTGGACAGAAACAGACCAGCCTGACCACCGGCTCCTCGGATTCCATCTGCCCCTCCGCCCCCCTGCTCTACATCGGACGCACAG AGTACGTGATCACCATGTACGACACGAAGTCACGCGAGCTCCGCTGGAACGCCACCTACAATGACTACTCTGCCCCTCTGTGGGACGACAAGTACGACTACA AGATGGTGCACTTTGCGTCCAGTGGGGATGGGCTGGTGGTGACAGTGGACCGGGACTCCGGCGACGTGCTTTGGATGCAGAACTATGGCTCCCCTGTGGTGGGGGTGTACCTGTGGCTGCAGGACAGCCTGCGGCGGGTCTCCCACCTCAACCTGGCCATGGAGACCCTGCGCtacctcaccttcacctcccaGCACGTCCACACGATGAAGTGGAGCTACCAGTTCGTCAGGGAGCAGGCCAGCACCAAGACACAGCTCAT GCCCAGCCTGTACGTGGGAAAGTTCGACTCCCATTTCTACGCCTCGACTGCGCTGGTTCACGACGGCGTGGCGATTGTG CCGCGGGGCATCACCCTGGCGCGGATCGAGGGGCCGCTGACGGAGGGGGTGACGGTCCGGGAGGGGGGCGAGTGCGAGATCACCCCCAGCACTGACGTCAAGTACCCACCCGGCAGCACCACCAACACCTTGCAGAACCAGTGGCTGCTGATCG GTCACCATGAGGTGCCTCCTGTAGCCCACACCACCATGCTGCGGGAGTTCCCACAGAATTTACAGCGCTCGGGCGAGGCAGTAATCCCTCCCAGCAGCTCGCCCTTCAACCAG TTCCTGGCGGTGAACGAGCCCCCCGCCGCCACCGACCCAGAGGACCAGGGCTCCCCCGCGCCCCGGCTGAAGGCCGTCCTCCTGGAGACCCTGAGCCAGGACCCGCTGGCCCTGGCCCTCCTCAGCCTGCTGCTGGCCGGCTGGCTGGCCTTCGCGCTGACCTGCTCGCGGGCGggg AGGATGGCCGGACAGGAGGAGGTCCAGAGGCAGCAGCTGGAGGAGGCGCTGGAGTCGAGGCTGCAGAGCTTGCAGGCCCAGGAGATCCCCATGGCTGCTGCGGATACAGCGCCCTCCAGTGGCGCTCGCAGCAGCAGTGACTCCAGCAAGATGAGCGTGTCCAACGGCTCAGGCCCCCCCAGGTCGCCTCGTACCACCCGCCCCCCTCTGGCTCAGG ACGAGAATGAGGAGGAGGTTGTGGTGGGGAAGATCTCGTTCAATCCCAGTGAGGTGCTGGGTCATGGGGCTGAGGGCACCTTTgttttcag GGGCTGGTTTGATGACAGGCGGGTGGCAGTCAAGAGGGTGCTTCCGGAGTGCTTCGACTTCGCCGAGCGGGAGGTACAGCTCCTGCGAGAGTCCGACGAGCACCCCAACGTCATCCGCTACTTCTGCACCGAGCGCGACCGCCAGTTCCACTACATCGCCATCGAGCTGTGTGCCGCCACGCTGCAGGAG TATGTGGAGGACCAGCAGTTCCAGGCCGGGCTGGACGCCGTCAGTGTGTTAGAGCAGACCATGTGCGGCCTCAGCCACCTGCACTCCCTCAACATTG TGCACCGCGACCTGAAGCCCCGGAACATCCTGCTGTCTCTGCCGGGGGCCCTGGGGAGGGTACGCGCCGTCATCTCTGACTTCGGGCTGTGCAAGAAGCTGCCCGCCGGCAGGCACAGCTTCAGCCTGCGCTCTGGCATCCCAGGTACCGAGGGCTGGATCGCCCCGGAGGTTCTGCTCGACCCGCCGCGAGACCACCCG ACCAGCGCAGTGGACATCTTCTCGGCCGGCTGCGTGTTTTACTACGTGGTCTCTAGGGGGCAGCATCCCTTCGGGGACACCCTGCGGCGCCAGGCCAACATCCTCGCCGGAGACTACAGCCTCGACTTCCTCATGGAGGACATTCACG ACGACGTGATCGCCAGGGACCTGATTGGGCAGATGATCAGGGCCGAGCCGCAGTCCCGCCCCTCCACCGCCTGTGTGCTCAAACACCCCTTCTTCTGGAGCCGAGAGAAACAGCTGCAGTTCTTCCAG GATGTGAGTGACCGCATTGAGAAGGAGCCGGCCGACAGCCCCATCGTGGTCAGGCTGGAGTCCGGGGGCCGGCCTGTGGTCAGGACCAACTGGAGAATGCACATCTCTGTCCCTCTGCAGACAG ACCTGAGGAAGTTCCGGACTTACAAGGGACACTCGGTCCGCGATCTGCTGAGAGCCATGAGGAATAAG AAGCACCACTACCACGAGCTGCCCGGGGAGGTGCAGGAGACGCTGGGCGAGGTTCCCGAGGGCTTCGTGCTCTATTTCACCTCCCGTTTTCCCCGCCTGCTGCTGCACACACACGCCGCCTTGCAGGTCTGCTCCCACGAGCGCCTCTTTCACCCCTACTACCCGCCCGCCCCCAGTCCCGCGCCCCGCTGA